The following proteins are encoded in a genomic region of Neovison vison isolate M4711 chromosome 12, ASM_NN_V1, whole genome shotgun sequence:
- the LOC122891494 gene encoding olfactory receptor 6C6-like, with protein MRNQSREIKFILLGLTDDPQWQIVIFIFFLLNYVLSVIGNLTIILLTLLDPRLKTPMYFFLRNFSFLEASLTTVCIPRYLISIMTKNKIISYSSCVSQLFFFILLEITEFYLLAAMCFDRYVAICKPLHYPIIMNNKVCYQLLFGSWTIGFLVTFPPVALGLTLDFCASKVIDHFMCDTSPVLQLSCTDTHLLELISFAVAIGILLITLPLVILSYTYIIETILKLPSAQKRTKAFSTCSSHMIVVSLTYGSCIFNYIKPTAKERVTLSKGVTVIYTSIAPLLNPFIYALRNQQVKEAFKDILQKIFFFQKMN; from the coding sequence ATGAGGAATCAGTCAAGAGAGATCAAGTTCATTCTGCTAGGATTGACTGATGACCCACAATGGCaaattgtgatttttatatttttcctcctAAACTATGTGTTGAGTGTGATTGGGAACTTAACCATCATCCTTCTTACCTTGTTAGATCCCCGCCTCAAGACTCCCATGTATTTTTTCCTCCGAAATTTCTCCTTCTTGGAAGCTTCATTGACAACAGTCTGTATTCCCAGATACCTGATAAGCATCatgactaaaaacaaaataatttcctaCAGTAGTTGTGTATCACAGTTATTCTTTTTCATCTTGTtagaaattacagaattttaCCTGCTGGCTGCCATGTGTTTTGACCGATATGTAGCAATCTGCAAACCCCTCCATTACCCCATCATTATGAACAACAAAGTGTGTTACCAACTTCTATTCGGTTCATGGACAATTGGCTTTCTGGTTACATTTCCACCAGTGGCCTTGGGATTAACACTGGATTTCTGTGCTTCCAAAGTAATTGATCATTTCATGTGTGACACTTCCCCCGTGCTGCAGCTTTCCTGTACTGACACTCATTTACTGGAATTGATTTCATTTGCTGTAGCTATTGGAATACTTTTGATCACATTGCCTTTAGTAATTCTTTCCTACACATACATTATCGAGACCATTCTAAAACTCCCCTCTGctcagaaaagaacaaaggcTTTTTCTACTTGTTCTTCTCATATGATTGTAGTCTCCCTTACTTATGGTAGCTGTATATTTAATTACATAAAACCAACAGCAAAGGAAAGGGTGACTTTATCCAAAGGTGTAACTGTTATTTACACCTCAATTGCCCCTTTATTAAACCCTTTCATTTATGCTCTCAGAAACCAGCAAGTGAAAGAAGCCTTCAAAGATATACtccaaaagattttcttttttcaaaaaatgaac